Proteins encoded by one window of Salvia splendens isolate huo1 chromosome 5, SspV2, whole genome shotgun sequence:
- the LOC121802813 gene encoding cyclin-D3-3-like, with translation MPSHHQLTPQIALYCDEEEYYWDSHSDNNNTISNYFNTPHVNYEDELASLLHKEQEHQPLLKIRCAASARAEAVDWILTVVRYYSFSALTAVLAVNYFDRFQNSSESRVEKPWMAQLTAVACISLAAKVEETHVPLLLDLQVVEKIDYVFESKTIQRMEILVLSTLDWKMNPVTPVSFLDCIARKLGLFSEISRDFLRRCHCLLLSLLSDCRFMRYSSSALATATMLYVISSVEPTIGVDYHDQLVGILGIDKDKVENCCKLIEEVATGAGSLYSCNKRKLPGSPKGVVDVYFSSDDSSAASSPEHHTKKFKST, from the exons ATGCCTTCTCATCATCAACTAACCCCTCAAATCGCCCTCTACTGCGATGAGGAGGAATACTATTGGGACTCCCACTCCGATAACAATAACACCATCTCTAATTACTTTAATACCCCTCACGTTAACTACGAGGACGAGCTCGCCTCTCTACTGCACAAAGAGCAGGAACACCAACCGCTCCTAAAAATCCGCTGCGCCGCGTCTGCGAGAGCCGAGGCGGTTGACTGGATCCTTACAGTTGTTCGCTACTATTCCTTCTCCGCGCTCACTGCGGTGCTTGCGGTTAACTATTTCGATCGATTTCAAAATAGCTCTGAATCTCGTGTAGAGAAGCCATGGATGGCTCAATTAACTGCTGTTGCTTGCATTTCCTTGGCTGCCAAAGTGGAGGAGACTCACGTTCCTCTGCTCCTCGATCTCCAA GTGGTAGAAAAGATCGATTACGTTTTCGAATCGAAAACGATTCAGAGAATGGAGATTTTAGTCCTTTCCACTCTCGATTGGAAGATGAATCCGGTTACTCCAGTTTCGTTTCTCGACTGCATCGCCAGAAAGTTAGGGCTCTTCAGCGAGATCTCCAGGGACTTTCTTAGGAGATGCCATTGccttcttctctctctactttctg ACTGTAGATTCATGAGGTATTCCTCGTCTGCATTGGCGACCGCCACAATGCTGTATGTAATCAGCAGCGTCGAGCCAACAATCGGCGTCGATTATCACGATCAGCTCGTCGGAATTCTCGGAATCGACAAG GATAAGGTGGAGAATTGTTGCAAGCTGATAGAGGAGGTGGCCACCGGCGCCGGCTCGTTATACTCGTGTAACAAGAGGAAGCTCCCCGGAAGTCCCAAAGGGGTGGTGGACGTCTACTTCAGCTCCGACGATTCCTCCGCCGCCTCGTCGCCGGAGCACCACACGAAGAAATTCAAGTCcacataa